The DNA region TGGCTCAGGCTGAAAAGATTCCTGACACGGTGCAAGCCAGTGAAAAGGTTGGACGTGAGGATATTACTGACCAACCACTGGTAACCATTGACTCAATTGAATCAAAAGATTTGGACGATGCGGTTGTGGTTTGGAAGCTACCAAATGGTAACTTCCATTTAGGCGTGCATATTGCTGACGTTTCCCACTATGTTGTCGCGGGGACGCCGCTTGATGAGGAAGCCTATAACCGGGGAACATCAGTTTATTTGACTGATCGGGTCATTCCAATGTTGCCTCGAAATATTTCTAATGGAATTGCATCTTTGAACCCTGGGGTTGAACGTTTAGCGATGTCGGCTGAAATGGAATTTACACCATCTGGTGATTTAGTCAAGCATCGCTTACATGAATCAGTTATGAAGTCGCATGCACGGATGACTTATAAGGCAGTGAATGCTATTTTAGCTGGTGATGAAGAAACTCGGGCTGAATATTCAGAATTGGTGCCCATGTTTGAAGAAATGTCCGCCCTTCATGATGCATTAGCTAAAAAACGGACTGCTCGTGGTGCGATTGAGTTTGATGCGCCAGAGGCAAAAATTATCGTTGATGAGCAAGGAAAGCCCGTCGACATTCAATTGCGTGAACGTGGTTTGTCAGAACGGATGATTGAGTCCTTCATGCTGGCAGCCAACGAAACAGTCGCAATGCATTTTGACCAGTTGAATGTGCCATTTTTGTATCGTGTCCACACGACACCAAATATTGATAAGAGTGTTAAATTCTTTGAATTTGTTAAGGCGCTTGGTGGTAAGGTCAATGCTGATCCAAATGATGTTAAACCGATGGATTTCCAAAAAATTCATGACGAATTTATGGACCAGCCGTCTGAACAAATGGTGTCGACGATGATGTTACGTTCAATGCAACGGGCTGAATATTCAAATGAGTCTTTGGGTCATTTTGGGTTGGGCGCTAAATATTATACGCACTTTACTTCACCAATTCGACGTTATCCCGACCTGACTGTACACCGCTTAATTAAGTGGTATGCTAAGCATGGCATTGATGAGACAGCGCAAAGTCAATATCGTGATCAATTAGCAGAGATTGGTAAAGATACATCAGTCCGTGAACGTCGAGCAATCGATACAGAACGGGATACTGATGCGATGAAGAAGACTGAATTTATGGCTGATAAGGTCGGAGAAGAATTTGATGCAGTGGTTAATGGTGTCATGAAGTTTGGGATGTTCGTTTCATTGCCAAACACTGTTGAGGGATTGATTCACACATCGAATTTGACGGATGATTATTACGCTTATGATGAAAGTCATTTGGCATTGATTGGGCGTCGTTTCCATCATATTTACCAAATTGGTCAGGCAGTGAAAGTTAAATTGATTCGTGTTGATAAAGAACAAAGCGCATTAGACTTTGTATTGGTTGACCCAACAGCTGCACCAATTACAGATATCAAGGTGGCAGATGATCGCCGCGGTAGTTTTGGTGGGGGTAATCGTCAGGACCGACGGACAAATGATAAGCGTAATCGTTCGGACAAAGGGAATAAAACGCATAATGATGGTAAGCCCTTTGGCGCACCGAGCGATCGGCGTAAGCCTGAGTCAAAGCATAGTTCAGTTAATCGTAAAGGGCGTCATTAAATGACGTACTTTGCATGCGATGTAGTGATAGATGTTTGTAAAATGAATGCCGCTTTTTAAAGCAAACGTCGTTATTGATCGCGCGATATTGATATATGTCGGAGGTGTTGATAAGATATGGTGAAAAAAAAGCAAGCTGGGCCAGGTGTGCTAGCAACCAACAATAAGGCAAGATACAATTATGCAATTGGTGAGACGTTTGAAGCTGGGTTAGCATTGACCGGTACTGAAATTAAATCGGTTCGCGCAGGCCAAATCACGATTGCTGATGGCTTTGTCCAAATTAGAAACGGTGAAGCTTGGTTAGATAATGTCAATATTGCTTGGTTTCCACAAGGCAATCAGTTTAACCATGAGCCATTAAGGTCACGTCGATTATTGTTACATCAGTCAGAGATTACACGACTAGCGAAAGCGTCATCGGTTGCAGGGGTGACAATTGTACCTTTGAAAGTTTATATTAAACGTGGTTTTGCAAAGGTTCTAATCGGGTTAGGGACTGGTAAACATAGTTATGATAAACGTGAAACAATTAAAAAACGCGATCAAGAACGAGAATTGAGACGATCGGTTAAACGGTAATGACGATGTCAGAGCCATTGCTACTGATGTATTAACTTGTAAATGATTAGAAGACTTCCTACGTAGGTGGGCGGTCTTTTTTTAGGCATAAATTGTAAATAATTCGTACATAATGTGTTGTTATCCTAAATTTAGGACTAAATAGGAGGGATAAAGTCATGGGAAAAGTAATTGTATTTGCAGGAAAGCCATCTCATTTTGCACGTCAATTTGCGCTGAAACAAGCCACGAAAGGTGATAAAGTGATTTTGGGGTCAATTGATGCGAATGAAATTAAAGATATTGAAACAGAGATTAAGCAAGTTGGAGGTGAAGCGTTAGCATTGCCAACAAATTTTGCTGACCCAGAATCGGTTAAAAATTTATCAAACACAGCAGTGTCAACTTTTGGTCGCATTGATATCTGGGTGAATAATATTGATTGGGTACCACAATCAAGATTTTCAGATGCAGATAACTTAGTGCAGGCTTGGGATCGCATCATTGATTTCAATATTAAAGGTGTCCTGCATAGTATTTCAGCTTGTCAGCCTGTATTCCATGAAAGTGGGCAAGGTTTGTTTATTAATCTGGGTTCAATTGATAGTTTGTATGTTAATGCCAATGTGTCATTGGTTTATCAAGCTACAAAAGAGGCTGTCCGTGTGATTAGCGAGGGCTTTCAAAAAGAAGAAGAATCAAATGGCAAGTCAGTGAAAGTGATGTCGTTTTATCCAGGGGCCATTAAAGCTGAGAACCAAGTTAAGATTAGTAATCAGCCAAATGAGTATCTTAGTCATTCAATGGTCCAAGACGTCGAAGATTTCTATATCAATGTATTACAAAATATTATCCAGAAGGGATAACATTTTGTATGAATTTGTAGAGGTAGTTGAAGTATCAACTACCTTTTTTCGGTCAGTAAAGGCAATAATTAAAAACATTAAACCTGACATCACTTATGACAAATGCCAGATCATCATGCTAGACTGTGGAATAAAGTGACAATTTGAGGAGGAAAGATAATGCGAAAATGGGGGTTGCATATTGCTGTGCTAATTGCAGCATTTTTAATTGGATTTGGTGGCCTTGGGGTGCCGAAGGGACATGCAGCTAACAAACCACATTATACGATTGTGACGGATTCAACCTACCCACCATTTGAATGGCAAATGAGTGATGGAAAGTTAGTTGGCATTGATTTGGATATGTTAAAAGCTATTGCCAAAGTTGAAAATTTCACCTACGAATTAAAACCAATGAGTTTTAATGCGGCTGTGCAATCTGTCCAAGCTGGACAAGCAGACGGTATTTTAGCGGGGATGTCAATCACCGATGAACGAAAACAATCGTTTGATTTTGGAACACCATATTATGAATCAGGTGTTGTCGTTGCCGTTGCTAATAAGAGCCAAATCAAAAATTTGACGCAGCTGAAAAATAAAACTGTCGCGGTTAAAACCGGAACGGCTGGATATGACTACGCCAAGTCAATTCAAAAACAATATGGTTTTAAGATGGTTGCTTATAACGATTCTAGTATGATGTATGATGTCGTCCGAACTGGTAATGCCGTGGCTGCTTTTGAGGATCAACCCGTCATGGCTTATGCGATTCAACAAGGCGTCGACTTAAAGATTATCACGAAGCCAGCTTCAACAGCTTGGTATGGTTTTGGGGTAAAAAAAGGTGCAAATGATGCATTGATTGCTTCATTTAATGCTGGTTATAAAAAGATTGTTGCCAGTGGTCAATATGATAAAATTGTCCATCGATATTTGGGTGATACGGGCAAAAAATATGCGACTAATTTAAAAAGTGGATCCAATAAGACTAGTTGGTTGACGATTTTTAATGAAAATCGGTCGGCGTTTGGACATGGTCTATGGATGACTTTGCAAATGACGATCTTGGGTATCGTCTTAGCATCTTTGTGGGGATTATTGTTAGGTGTCATGGGAATTGCACCATCACGGATTATTCGTGGCATTTCAACCACAATTATTTATATCTTCAGAGGATTACCAATGTTGGTGTTGGCTTTTTTCATCTATATTGGTATTCCTAATTTAACTGGGCAAAAGGTGCCGGCGTTTACGGCAGGGATCTTGACATTAGTCTTGAACGAAGGTGCTTATATTGGTGCTTTTGTTCGTGGCGGTTTCCTGTCAGTTGATAAGGGACAACTAGAGGCGGCTCGTTCGTTAGGGCTGCCATATGGTAAAGCCATGCGAAAGGTCATCATGCCGCAGGGAATTCGGTTAACGATTCCTAGCTTCGTCAATCAATTTATTATTACGTTAAAGGATACGTCAATTTTGTCAGCGATTGGCTTAGTTGAATTGACACAAACCGGAACATTGATTATTGCGCGTAATTTACAAGGGTTCAAAGTTTGGTTGATGGTTGGATTGATGTATATTATTGTCATTACGCTATTAACATGGCTGTCAAACTGGATTGAAAAGAGGATGAAATAAGATGACTGAGCAGACAGAAATTGTAACGGTTCGCGACTTACACAAAAGTTATGGTAATAATGAGGTTTTAAAGGGCATCTCGTTAGCTGTTTTAGAAGGTGAAGTAGTCGTAATGATTGGCCCTTCTGGTTCTGGAAAATCAACATTTTTACGATCACTAAATCAACTCGAGGCTACAGATTCCGGTCAAATTGTGATTAATGGCTGGGATTTAGAGGATCCTAAGAACAATATCAACAAGACGCGCGAAACAATTGGGATGGTTTTTCAACACTTTAATCTTTTTCCGCATTTGACAGTGTTAGAAAATATGATTTTAGCGCCGGTAGAATTGCACAAGAAAACCAAAGCTGAAGCAACTTCAACTGCAATGGCGCTACTTGAACGTGTCGGACTAGCTGATAAGGCTAATGTCAAACCGGGAACCTTATCTGGAGGGCAAAAGCAACGAGTAGCGATTGCGCGCGCCTTGGAAATGAATCCTAAAATCATGTTATTTGATGAGCCAACGTCAGCCCTCGATCCAGAAATGGTTGGTGATGTCTTGGGCGTGATGAAAGATTTAGCTGCCGAAGGCATGACGATGATTGTTGTGACACATGAAATGGGCTTTGCAAAGCAAGTGGCTGATCGGGTTGTATTTTTTGCGGATGGACTGATTCAAGAAATTGGTACACCTGAGGCAGTCTTCGACCGGCCACAAAATGAACGTACCAAAGACTTTTTAGATAAGGTATTGAATGTCTAATTTGATTTTTCGATTTTAAAAGTCATACGGAGGGGGAAATATGCTAAAAATTGCTTACGTCGGTTTTGGTAAAAGTACCAATCGTTATCATTTACCATATATACAACAACGATTGGATAAATTTGATGTGACGCGCATTTATGCGCCAACCTTGGGGAAACGACCGTTAGATCAAGCAGCTTTGGAAGCCAGTGGGACGCGTTTCACATCTGATTTTACTGACATTTTAAATGATGATGCGCTTGATTTAGTGGTTGTCGTTACGCCCGCACCAACGCATTACCAGCTTGTCAAACAATTATTGCTTGCCGGTCAAAATGTTTTGGTCGACAAACCAATGGTCACTACGATCGCTGAATTGGACGATTTATTACAAATTGCAAAAGCACAACATTGTTTCTTAATGCCATTTCAAAATCGTCGTTTTGATTCAGATTATTTAACGCTGCAACACGTGTTACAGGCTGGTTATGTTGGCCGGCCAGTTGAATTAGAGTTGCATATGGATCATTATCGACCAACGGCGGGTCAGTTAACTGGTGAGCAAATTGATGGCACATGGTATGGGCATGGGGTACATTTAGTAGATCAAATTGTTGGTCTCTTTGGTCGGCCAGAAGCGGCTACTTATGATTTGCGGGCCACACGCTTGACCCAAGCCACGATTGAAGATCAATTTGAAGTGAATTTGCATTACGCAAATGCCTTTAAAGCAACAGTTCAATCCACCGAATTGGCAGTGACACCATATCCAAAATGGCGTTTAGTTGGGACACAAGGGACTTTTATCAAAACAACCGTTGATCAACAAGAAAATGATTTAAAGGCGGGGATTATGCCAGGTATGGCTGGTTTTGGCCTGGATGCGCCACAAGCTTATGGGCACGTGACCTATTACAATCAAAGTGGCGATCGTATTGAGAAAGATTTGCCTAGCATTCAAGGTGATTATGGGCGTGTTTATGACAATGTGTACGATGTTTTAGTTAACGGTCAAACACAATTGGTAACAGATGAACAAATGCAAACAACGATTGAAATTTTGTCGCGGGCTTTTGATGAAAAGGGACCGCACACGGAACAGTTGAATTAGCCGTAGACAGGAGACAGGGGAAACCCTGTCTTTTTTTATTGTTTAACGATTTAGGTGCGTAAAAAATGTCTGAAATAATACTTTGACACGCATAGTAATCGATGGTATATTACTTTGTGTAGTGAGGTAATAAAAATGGCGAATGAACTGTCGAAAGATTTAATTCGTGGGCATACGGATGCAATTGTCTTAAATTTATTGAGTCAAGGTGATTCGTATGGGTATCGAATTGTACAAGATATTAAGCAACGGACAAAAGGTCAATATACATTAAACGAGGCGACGCTGTATACAGTTTTTCGACGTCTTGGTAAAGCCGGTCTAGTTGAAAGTTATTATGGCGATGAGAGTCAAGGTGGGCGTCGAAAGTACTATTCGTTAACACCTCTTGGTCAGGAACGGTTAACCGCAGAAAAAGAAGCATGGGCATTTGCACGGCAAATGATTAATGAATTAATGGGTGATAAAGATGAATGACGCATTGGAAAAATCAATTGGGGCAATTTTTGATGCTTATCCAGAGACAACTGCTTTGAATGAATTTAAAGAAGAAGTCATGTCTGACGCAAGTGAAGCCTTGCAAGATTATCAACGTCAAAATCCGACGATTAGTGAGCCAGATGCCATTCGTGCCATTTTGGACAGTTTGGGTGACATCGCAGCAATTGCAAAGATGATTGCTGGTGAAACAACGGAGGTGGCAGTCTTTAGCCAAGCGACCCAGGATTATCGACAAATATTGGTGAATGCCTATGCTGGTCAAGTTTATATTAGTCGCGGTGATGGACAAGAAGTAAAGGTACATCAATTAACCAATATTGATCGACCAGAATTTGCGGTTCAAGTACAGAATGAAGACCAACAATTACGAATTACGATGCCAAAGCCGACTGGACACGGCCTGTTTAATTTCTTCAAATCAAATTTCAGTAGTCGTTTCCGCAATGTCATCAAGATTGAAGTGCCATCTAATTTTATGGGTGACTTGAAACTTAGTGTGAATGCGGGTGAGGTATTTGTTTCTGATTTGGATTTACAAGGTGACTTAAAAACAAGTTTGATTGCTGGTGCGTTGAATGTTGAACATGTTAATGCCGGTAATGTTGATGCTGATATTTCAGCTGGTAAGGCTAAATTTAGTCAGGTAAACGCCAGTAATCAATTTATTGGTAGTGTATCAGCTGGTGATTTGAAACTCATGGACACAACTGGACAGTTTGATATTGAAGTAGCTGCTGGTAATTTAGTGGCCCATCAGGTTGTGGGAGCAGGTGGTTTCCATGCGAATGCCGGGAATATTGATGTTGATTGGGCACAGGTTTCGGGTAATATACATTTGGATACGGCGTTAGGCAATATCACGATGCGCTTTATGACAGATATTAGTTTTAAAATTAAGGGTAATACGACAATGGGTATGATTAAGGTTTTGCGTGAACATACAGTATTAAATAGTAGTGGGAATTTAGATGCGCAAGTTGGGTTTACTCCAGCTTTTAATGTTTACGCATCAACATCACTCGGCGCAATTGTCATCAAATAAGAAATGGAGAATGAAAGTATGCAAACAAATAAAATTTATCGTTCGCGAAACGATCGGGTCTTGGCAGGTGTCTTAGGTGGCATTTCAGAACATTTTGGGTGGAATTCGCAATTAGTACGCTTATTGTATATTGCAATTAGTATTTTTTCGGTCGCTTTCCCAGGGATCTTAGTGTATATCATTGCACTCTTTATTATCCCTGAAGCACCGTATCGGAATCAGGATTAGGCGATTACCAAAGGGGTGCGATTGATTGACGATTGTCACGCTGAATTGTTTACAAAGATCAATGAGCAAAATTTAAAAAACACGACAATTGGGCACCGGTCAAACTAGCGTTTGATTCACCGGCAAATTGTCGTGTTTTTGATTGTAATCTAAATATTTCCTCTGTGGTCGTTACGATGCATATCTGGACCAGCGAAATGCTCGAGACCTAGATGCCTTGGCTGAGTTGGGAAATAAAAACGTGGTAAACTAAAGGGTAAGCCAATTTGTTGGCGTCGATCTAGAAAAATAATCACTAAGGCTAAGACACTTGTGAATTGCTCGTCGTTGATTGATATACGAAGTAATCCGTTTGTGTGGGGCCGTGCTCGCGCAAGCGTCCGATTGACATGATTAATATGATACCGCTGTTGTGTTAAATTAACGAGTACAACCCAGTTGAGATGGTTAATGAATAATAGTTCGCGAAAATATAATGAGACACCAAAAGTACCAATTGTTTGGTGGTCAATTTGCAGTTGGAATTTTGGCATGAGACCATTGGTGGTCTGAATAATTTGCGCCAAACAGCGTTGACTTTGGTCGTAGATACGCATCGCATCACCGCGATGACCTAGGCGGCCACGTACTTGGTAGAGACGCTGATAATGTGTATCCATGACATTGCCAATGAGGCTAGTTTGATGATTTGATGGTCGGAAATAAAGCTGTTTCATCGTTGGCCGCCTTTGCTATGAAAAGAAATGAGGAACTAAGACTGTGTTAGATGATTTAAAATTAACTGATTGGTGGTTGCCGCTTTGGCAGCGACTGGGGTCAGAGTATTGGGCGGAAGTTGCGCACTTTTTAAATACTGCGTATCGCGACCAACAATCAGTATACCCCCAAAAGAGCAGGTTTTTTCCGCCCTGTTGCAGACCCCGTTGGCGCAAACAAAGGTGGTTATTTTAGGGCAGGATCCGTATCCAAATGTTGGTCAGGCGATGGGACTTAGTTTCTCAGTGCCCAAAAACACACCAATTCCTAAATCGTTGGTGAATATTTATCGTGAATTATCCGATGATTTAGGCGATGAAAGCGTTCGGCAAGGTGATTTATCGGCTTGGGCACAGCAAGGTGTTTTACTATTAAACACTGTCTTGACTGTACCAGCCCATATACGGAATGGGCATGCCAATCTCATTTGGGAACCACTGACTGATGCCATTATTGAATTGGTTGCACAGCAGTCACAACCAGTGGCTTTTTTCCTATGGGGACGACCAGCACAAGCCAAAGAGCGCTTAATTACTGGTCCAAATAATTTAGTTCTTAAAGCTGCGCATCCGAGCCCATTGGCAGCATACCGAGGGTTCTTTGGTTCGCGGCCGTTCTCAAAAGCGAATGCGTTTTTAGAACGGCATGGTGAAGCTGGCATCCAATGGTAATGACGTATAATTAAGTTTGATAAATTTTTCACTATCAATTTATCAGTTTTTTTGAGATAATAAACATGTAATCGTTACCATCATTATAAATTAAATCGAAGGTGAATGAAATGGAACTTTTTGAACAACTTTCAACAAAAATTAAAGGTCAAGGGAAAACCTTAGTTTTCCCTGAGGGAGAAGACGTCAGAATTCAAGGTGCGGCCGTACGGTTAGCAGCTGATGGTCTAGCAAAGCCAATTTTATTGGGTAATCGTCAAATGATTGAGCAAGTAGCTAATGATAATCATTTTGATTTACATGCGATTGATATTCTAGACCCAGCAACTTATCCAACGGATGAAAAAGAAGCCATGATTTCAGCCTTGGTGGCGCGTCGGAATGGTAAAACGGATGCAGCGACGGCCGCAAAATGGTTAAAAGATGTGAACTACTTTGGCACAATGCTGGTTTATATGAAACATGCCGATGGGATGGTTTCAGGGGCAACGCATCCGACTGGCGACACTGTTCGGCCAGCCCTACAGATTATTAAAACGATACCTGGTTCGAAACGCATTTCTGGTTCGTTTGTGATGCAACGCGGTGATGAACGGTATATTTTTGCCGATGCGGCGATTAACATTGATTTAGATGCTCAAATAATGGCTGAAATTGCGATTCAATCTGCAAAAACTGCTAAGGTCTTTGGCATTGACCCACAAGTTGCTATGCTCTCATTTTCAACTAAAGGTTCAGCTGCTGCGCCTCAAGTTGATAAGGTCGTAGAAGCAACTAAATTGGCCCATGAAATGGCACCTGATTTAGCTTTAGATGGTGAGTTGCAATTTGACGCTGCCTTCGTTGATGCTGTTGGTGCTTCAAAAGCACCGGGTTCACCCGTTGCTGGACATGCAAATGTTTTTGTATTTCCTGATTTACAATCGGGGAATATCGGCTACAAAATAGCCCAACGTTTGGGTGGCTTTGAAGCTGTTGGCCCAATTTTACAAGGCCTTGCTGCCCCCGTTTCAGACTTGTCACGTGGTGCAAATGAGGAAGATGTATATAAGACTGCCATCATCACGGCAGCGCAAGCATTAGAAAATTAAATGACTTAATTTGGCATGATAAGCATCATGCCTTTTTTGATTGATAAATTGCGTGATTTGAATTTAAGGTTAATTAAGTCAGGGCGAGTAAAATTAGGGCATGTTCTATAAAAATGGTATAATTTGGCTTATGAGAATAATAGTAAAAACAGTCGAAGAAACGCAAGCAATCGCGGGTTTGTTGGCAAAAAACATTCAGCCCGGTGATACAATTTTGTTGAACGGTGATTTAGGTGCTGGCAAAACAACCTTTACACAAGGTTTTGCCAAAGCACTAGGCATTCAACGACCTCTAAAAAGTCCGACCTTTACGCTTGTGCGCGAATATCAAACGATGCGTTTTCCACTCTATCATCTTGATGTCTATCGACTAGGTGAAGAAGGTGGGGCTGATGAATTGGGCCTGGAAGATTATTTTGGCCGTGAGGGCGTGGCATTAATTGAATGGCCGGCATTTATTGCTGATCTTTTACCACAAGACGTGGTAAGTGTGACCTTAGAACGTGTCTTACATGATGAAACAAATCAACAACGCGTCATTGATATTTCTGGCAGTGGTCCGCGCAGCCAATCAATTGTCGCAGCCATGGAGAAGTAAAGTATGACAGCCATCATTCGGCCATTGACCTCAGACGATGCAACTAATTTGTTATTACTAGTGCAGCAATTACAAAATGAATCAGATACCCTGATGTTCAATCAGGATGCAAGCCAAATTGATTCAGCTGATGAAGCTGATAACATTAGCTTTTTGCAGCGTACAACTAATAACGTTTTGTTAGGTATCGTCGATGAAAAATACAATTTATTGGGTGTGGTTTCTGCAACCGCGTTGCCCCACAAACCCCGATCAGCTGAAGTTGGGTTAGCTGTTTTGTCAGCGTATCAAGGACAAAAGTTAGGACAGGCCCTACTTGAAGAATTGATTCGGTGGGCCGTTGACTATAGTACTGTCGACGAATTAGTCCTGACCGTTCAATGTCGCAATGAAGTGGCCAAACACATCTACCAAAAATATGGCTTTATTCAAACATCGTCGACATATTTTGAAGTGACAGATATTCGTGGTATTAAGGTCCAAGCCATTGAAATGGCGTTGAAAATAAAATCAATTGATTAATGGAGTAAGAAGTATGAATTTTATTGCGATGGATTTTGAAACAGCTAGTGCCGTTCGGTCAAGTGCCGTTTCAATGGCGGTTGTTGTTGTTCGAGATAATCAATTAGTGGATGAATTTTATTCATTGATTAATCCGCAAACCACTTTTAATCCAAGAAATATTCAAATCCATGGGATACAACCAGCTGATGTGGTTGATGCGCCTTTATTTCCAGATGTTTGGCAGCAAATTAAGCAGTTTTATACACCTGATCAGCTTGTCATTGCCCATAATGCGCCATTTGATAATGGTGTTTTGCGGGCCACATTAGATCATTATGGTGTCGCAGCACCACACTATTTATCATTAGATACTGTGCGAACATCGCGTCGATTTTATCCTGAATTACCAAATCATCGGTTAAATACAGTGTCATCGGCACTAGGCATCGATTTATTACATCATCATAACGCATTAGATGATACGGTTGCTGCCGCACAAATTTTAGTAACACAAGCAGAACAATTTGGGGTGGATCAAATCAAGCCCTTGGTCAAAGTCATTTAGAGGAGTGCGTAGCGTGATCAACTTAAACCAAAAATTTCCCGGATACGATATTAAGTCACAGGTTAGTTTAGCAAATTATACGAATACCCAAGTGGGCGGAACGGCTGATTGGGCTTTTTGGCCCAGTAGTGTTTCTCATTTACAAGAGGTTTTACAGTGCGCACATGATAATAACATGCCTATCACGGTCATTGGGAATGCATCGAATTTAGTGATTGGTGACGCTGGATTGCGCGGGCTAGTCATTTTCTTAAGTAAGTTATGCCAGATTGAAGTCAGTGGGGAACGCATTACAGCGCAGGCTGGTGCAGCACTGATTGATGTGACAAACGTTGCAATGGCCCATAGTTTGTCGGGAGTTGAATGGGCAGCGGGTATTCCTGGTTCTGTCGGTGGGGCCGTCTATATGAATGCTGGTGCTTATGACGGCTACATCGCACGTTGGATTGATTCCGTTCAAGTTTTAACAGCTGACAATCAAATTAAAGAATTAACCAATGCTGAAATGGCTTTTGATTATCGACAAAGTCGGATTCAAACGAGCGGTGAAGTCATTTTGGGCGCAACATTTAAATTAGTGCCTGGTGATCGAGCTGCGATTGAACAAGCCATGACAGATTTTAATATTCAGCGGGCAACAAAACAGCCGTTGGAATATCCATCTGCTGGATCGGTCTTTAAGCGCCCACCGCATCACTATGCCGGCAAGCTCATTATGGATGCTGGCATGCAAGGTTATACTGTTGGC from Weissella diestrammenae includes:
- the rnr gene encoding ribonuclease R yields the protein MNAIQLQNQLFGFLKANNTQTYSAQTLTDGLHLDDANGFTQVVQALAVLEREGKIIEQAGAFQYNASVQGYIGTFRSNAKGFGFVSAEGLDEDVFVNPDNTALALDLDQVRVSLLTKGDTSTGKGPEGKVEEIITHDLNQVVGEFKLGSDYTGYIGTINMTDKKHANYAFLVAEGGVQANDGEVVVATIQAYPTPAMPKQMTGIITETIGFKDEPGVDIMAIVHRHKVPAVFPEAVLAQAEKIPDTVQASEKVGREDITDQPLVTIDSIESKDLDDAVVVWKLPNGNFHLGVHIADVSHYVVAGTPLDEEAYNRGTSVYLTDRVIPMLPRNISNGIASLNPGVERLAMSAEMEFTPSGDLVKHRLHESVMKSHARMTYKAVNAILAGDEETRAEYSELVPMFEEMSALHDALAKKRTARGAIEFDAPEAKIIVDEQGKPVDIQLRERGLSERMIESFMLAANETVAMHFDQLNVPFLYRVHTTPNIDKSVKFFEFVKALGGKVNADPNDVKPMDFQKIHDEFMDQPSEQMVSTMMLRSMQRAEYSNESLGHFGLGAKYYTHFTSPIRRYPDLTVHRLIKWYAKHGIDETAQSQYRDQLAEIGKDTSVRERRAIDTERDTDAMKKTEFMADKVGEEFDAVVNGVMKFGMFVSLPNTVEGLIHTSNLTDDYYAYDESHLALIGRRFHHIYQIGQAVKVKLIRVDKEQSALDFVLVDPTAAPITDIKVADDRRGSFGGGNRQDRRTNDKRNRSDKGNKTHNDGKPFGAPSDRRKPESKHSSVNRKGRH
- the smpB gene encoding SsrA-binding protein SmpB — translated: MVKKKQAGPGVLATNNKARYNYAIGETFEAGLALTGTEIKSVRAGQITIADGFVQIRNGEAWLDNVNIAWFPQGNQFNHEPLRSRRLLLHQSEITRLAKASSVAGVTIVPLKVYIKRGFAKVLIGLGTGKHSYDKRETIKKRDQERELRRSVKR
- a CDS encoding PadR family transcriptional regulator, producing the protein MANELSKDLIRGHTDAIVLNLLSQGDSYGYRIVQDIKQRTKGQYTLNEATLYTVFRRLGKAGLVESYYGDESQGGRRKYYSLTPLGQERLTAEKEAWAFARQMINELMGDKDE
- a CDS encoding SDR family oxidoreductase; its protein translation is MGKVIVFAGKPSHFARQFALKQATKGDKVILGSIDANEIKDIETEIKQVGGEALALPTNFADPESVKNLSNTAVSTFGRIDIWVNNIDWVPQSRFSDADNLVQAWDRIIDFNIKGVLHSISACQPVFHESGQGLFINLGSIDSLYVNANVSLVYQATKEAVRVISEGFQKEEESNGKSVKVMSFYPGAIKAENQVKISNQPNEYLSHSMVQDVEDFYINVLQNIIQKG
- a CDS encoding Gfo/Idh/MocA family oxidoreductase translates to MLKIAYVGFGKSTNRYHLPYIQQRLDKFDVTRIYAPTLGKRPLDQAALEASGTRFTSDFTDILNDDALDLVVVVTPAPTHYQLVKQLLLAGQNVLVDKPMVTTIAELDDLLQIAKAQHCFLMPFQNRRFDSDYLTLQHVLQAGYVGRPVELELHMDHYRPTAGQLTGEQIDGTWYGHGVHLVDQIVGLFGRPEAATYDLRATRLTQATIEDQFEVNLHYANAFKATVQSTELAVTPYPKWRLVGTQGTFIKTTVDQQENDLKAGIMPGMAGFGLDAPQAYGHVTYYNQSGDRIEKDLPSIQGDYGRVYDNVYDVLVNGQTQLVTDEQMQTTIEILSRAFDEKGPHTEQLN
- a CDS encoding ABC transporter substrate-binding protein/permease produces the protein MRKWGLHIAVLIAAFLIGFGGLGVPKGHAANKPHYTIVTDSTYPPFEWQMSDGKLVGIDLDMLKAIAKVENFTYELKPMSFNAAVQSVQAGQADGILAGMSITDERKQSFDFGTPYYESGVVVAVANKSQIKNLTQLKNKTVAVKTGTAGYDYAKSIQKQYGFKMVAYNDSSMMYDVVRTGNAVAAFEDQPVMAYAIQQGVDLKIITKPASTAWYGFGVKKGANDALIASFNAGYKKIVASGQYDKIVHRYLGDTGKKYATNLKSGSNKTSWLTIFNENRSAFGHGLWMTLQMTILGIVLASLWGLLLGVMGIAPSRIIRGISTTIIYIFRGLPMLVLAFFIYIGIPNLTGQKVPAFTAGILTLVLNEGAYIGAFVRGGFLSVDKGQLEAARSLGLPYGKAMRKVIMPQGIRLTIPSFVNQFIITLKDTSILSAIGLVELTQTGTLIIARNLQGFKVWLMVGLMYIIVITLLTWLSNWIEKRMK
- a CDS encoding amino acid ABC transporter ATP-binding protein, whose translation is MTEQTEIVTVRDLHKSYGNNEVLKGISLAVLEGEVVVMIGPSGSGKSTFLRSLNQLEATDSGQIVINGWDLEDPKNNINKTRETIGMVFQHFNLFPHLTVLENMILAPVELHKKTKAEATSTAMALLERVGLADKANVKPGTLSGGQKQRVAIARALEMNPKIMLFDEPTSALDPEMVGDVLGVMKDLAAEGMTMIVVTHEMGFAKQVADRVVFFADGLIQEIGTPEAVFDRPQNERTKDFLDKVLNV